In one window of Macrobrachium nipponense isolate FS-2020 chromosome 2, ASM1510439v2, whole genome shotgun sequence DNA:
- the LOC135221168 gene encoding triadin-like, with protein MSSVDSRKDFLEFPGDTQIAGEKLPWEDSGWVRLFLKLTILRSKTLSMSKMDHLSNKNSLLYKLSSRTSVTRRDLLGAENAPCYTLLPQRRLARAAKGIARRKIQEYFGMTTNGPDQGKTEAADRKRRTCHHFPEVETNTQGKKRTMEEAEASEPTMKRRKVAEDGNAAIRQVLRPAKRATKQRRNVRTRAVSHFPQVLRNTEGMKRNLEGAEETVPNTEPRRTDQDGKACPRRPLLKVNRGGRKAEVARNKNLYNSLIELQDSNGKKRKREEEGKVEELKIMQWNTEEAGKTEPLNKRRKVDPDLLGAKKARPLGPPKAQQRLPRQAKANAAARIHDLYGAKAKRAEHGPKAAVAAAPEGKTEEAAMKGKMNEEGKTREEKRVKKGNLPPPNEPQKELPGRKKVKDQLPPKKMPDRKKVKDEPPLPEKQPEKGKLKDEPPPEKKPRGRKAKDTNATKDQKKGNGKPTVEELSEAEVKRLLLNGQELGSGCYGTAYKVLHKGKEAVLKVANEDLRQVRAAFKKEAKTLKDLQGAGGAPILLGTCSKPTAILMDYCCGKEFYSFIYDSKTLPSRALQALPDIARRLHEIHLAGYIHVDLKTDNVMVNKQVQPRIIDFGLAVKRGTKIKVWPNMS; from the coding sequence ATGTCTTCAGTGGATTCCAGAAAGGATTTCCTAGAGTTTCCTGGAGACACTCAGATCGCAGGCGAGAAGCTTCCCTGGGAAGACTCAGGATGGGTCCGTCTTTTTCTAAAACTGACCATACTTCGAAGTAAAACACTTAGCATGTCCAAAATGGATcacttatcaaataaaaattcattgttataCAAATTGTCTTCTCGAACGAGTGTGACTCGTCGAGACTTGCTGGGAGCTGAAAATGCTCCTTGTTATACTTTATTACCTCAGAGGAGGTTGGCCCGGGCGGCGAAAGGAATCGCCCGGAGGAAAATCCAAGAGTACTTTGGGATGACGACCAACGGACCGGACCAAGGTAAAACTGAAGCTGCTGACCGGAAGAGGAGAACATGCCATCATTTCCCTGAAGTGGAGACAAACACCCAGGGAAAGAAGAGGACGATGGAGGAGGCTGAAGCGTCAGAACCGACCATGAAAAGACGCAAAGTAGCTGAAGATGGCAATGCAGCAATTAGGCAAGTTCTCCGGCCAGCAAAGAGAGCCACCAAACAGAGGCGGAACGTCAGGACCAGAGCagtcagtcacttccctcaagtATTGAGAAACACTGAGGGAATGAAGAGAAACCTGGAGGGCGCCGAAGAGACAGTCCCGAACACCGAGCCACGAAGAACGGACCAAGACGGAAAGGCATGTCCCCGAAGGCCTCTGCTAAAAGTGAATCGAGGAGGCAGAAAGGCAGAGGTTGCACGGAACAAGAACTTGTACAATTCCCTGATAGAACTGCAAGACAGcaatggaaagaagaggaagagggaagaggagggCAAGGTGGAAGAGCTGAAAATCATGCAATGGAACACCGAAGAAGCAGGCAAGACGGAGCCGCTGAACAAAAGACGGAAGGTGGATCCAGACTTGCTCGGAGCCAAAAAGGCTCGTCCTCTCGGTCCGCCGAAGGCACAGCAGCGGCTCCCCCGACAGGCAAAGGCCAATGCGGCGGCGAGAATCCATGATCTCTATGGTGCCAAGGCTAAGAGGGCCGAGCATGGACCAAAGGCGGCAGTGGCGGCGGCACCTGAGGGCAAGACAGAAGAGGCGGcaatgaaagggaaaatgaatgagGAAGGAAagacaagagaagagaagagagtgaAGAAAGGGAATCTTCCTCCTCCCAATGAACCCCAAAAGGAGCTGCCTGGAAGAAAGAAAGTGAAGGACCAGCTGCCGCCAAAGAAGATGCCTGATAGAAAGAAAGTGAAGGACGAGCCTCCTCTACCAGAGAAGCAACCTgaaaaggggaaactgaaggacgAACCACCACCAGAGAAGAAGCCTAGAGGAAGGAAAGCGAAGGACACCAACGCAACCAAGGACCAAAAGAAGGGGAATGGGAAGCCCACAGTAGAAGAGTTGAGCGAGGCTGAGGTGAAGAGGCTTCTGCTCAATGGACAAGAGTTGGGTTCAGGATGCTACGGAACTGCTTACAAAGTCCTTCACAAGGGAAAGGAAGCAGTGCTGAAAGTGGCCAACGAAGACCTGAGGCAAGTGAGAGCAGCCTTCAAAAAGGAGGCTAAAACGCTCAAGGACCTCCAAGGCGCAGGAGGAGCTCCTATTCTACTTGGGACCTGTAGTAAGCCAACCGCCATCCTCATGGACTATTGTTGTGGCAAAGAGTTCTATTCGTTCATATACGACTCGAAGACCTTGCCTTCCCGCGCCTTGCAAGCACTTCCGGACATTGCAAGGAGGCTCCACGAAATCCACCTGGCAGGCTATATCCATGTGGATTTGAAGACGGATAATGTGATGGTCAACAAACAGGTGCAGCCCCGAATAATCGACTTCGGATTAGCAGTGAAAAGGGGCACGAAGATAAAGGTATGGCCCAATATGTCCTGA